In Chryseobacterium gleum, a single genomic region encodes these proteins:
- a CDS encoding EpsG family protein, with amino-acid sequence MSLLHPYYLVAILYMLFFSVQEVYGKKVDKKWFWFLAVYFIIIVGFRKDVGPDYGSYKGIYIYSDTKSYYSIFMKMLHMEGTENLDVEWLYTLINKILLNIFDAPFYILTLVIAIFAMIFKVEYTEDNTFYPFTFTLFMFIPNFFIGESGQIRQNLGTFIVYFAIRYIKERKFWHYLFFIFIGSGIHSVCYLFLPMYWLARVPINKTVMLIMIVGSVFLSPFEIYRSFGSLLDGMASDSTLVEGFNGYIDQTAQRLNGGIGIPEVMMAILTFFLFAFDTKMKELYPYYEYHRNYAVIGICLYFIFRNNPVFSSRLAGAFIGFAYIIIPNAMYVVSGRVRNMIYAFIISLVVFNFVVFAIFNNIKAGRFSIESYQNYILP; translated from the coding sequence ATGAGTTTACTACATCCATATTATTTAGTTGCAATCCTCTATATGCTGTTCTTCAGTGTTCAGGAAGTGTATGGAAAGAAGGTTGATAAAAAATGGTTCTGGTTCCTTGCGGTTTATTTTATCATTATTGTCGGTTTTAGAAAAGATGTAGGTCCGGATTATGGAAGTTATAAAGGGATTTATATTTACTCTGATACCAAAAGCTATTACAGTATCTTTATGAAGATGCTCCATATGGAAGGAACTGAAAATCTGGATGTGGAATGGCTGTATACGCTCATTAATAAAATTCTTCTGAATATCTTTGATGCCCCTTTTTATATCCTCACATTGGTCATTGCTATTTTTGCAATGATCTTTAAAGTAGAATATACGGAAGATAACACATTTTATCCTTTTACCTTTACCCTTTTTATGTTTATTCCTAACTTCTTTATAGGAGAAAGCGGACAAATCAGACAGAATTTGGGCACCTTTATCGTTTACTTTGCCATACGGTATATTAAAGAAAGGAAATTCTGGCATTACTTATTTTTTATATTCATAGGATCAGGTATACACAGTGTATGTTATTTATTCCTCCCCATGTACTGGCTGGCACGTGTCCCGATCAATAAGACAGTGATGCTGATTATGATTGTTGGTTCAGTCTTTTTATCTCCTTTTGAGATATACAGGAGTTTTGGTAGTCTCTTAGATGGAATGGCTTCTGACAGTACCCTGGTAGAAGGGTTCAACGGATATATTGATCAGACGGCGCAGCGATTGAACGGGGGTATTGGAATTCCGGAGGTGATGATGGCTATTCTTACTTTTTTCCTTTTTGCTTTTGATACCAAGATGAAAGAATTATATCCTTATTACGAATACCATAGAAATTATGCCGTAATTGGAATATGTCTTTACTTTATCTTTAGAAATAACCCTGTATTCTCGTCAAGACTTGCTGGGGCCTTCATCGGATTTGCATATATTATAATTCCAAATGCAATGTACGTGGTTTCAGGAAGAGTAAGAAATATGATCTATGCATTTATTATTTCACTGGTCGTGTTCAATTTTGTGGTCTTTGCTATCTTTAACAATATCAAGGCAGGGCGATTTTCAATTGAGAGCTATCAGAACTACATTCTTCCATAG
- a CDS encoding MMPL family transporter: protein MHRFFIFLYYLISKNKILSVLTAMGIAVLCIFFASKINFEEDINQIIPKNEKSDLTAKVLKQLNFSDKIIVIIENKSGEDSFQLSETADTFLKKIEPLQKYISSIQGKVNDNEISETFDFVNQNLPLFLNENDYKEINQKLQKDSIAKQVEDNYISLVSPTSLVTKEFIKKDPLGLTFLGIKKLNALNISKDFKLEDSYIVTKDGKNLLLFIDPKNKSNDTKANEAFVDQLNSIKDSINKQFKGKTEISYFGSPVIAVANAKQIKKDIQNTVVISMTVLLILLIYYFRNFFTPIIVFLPTVFSVLLALLVLYFIKDKISAISLSVGAILIGITIDYALHILTHYKHNNNIEELYKEITQPIILSSATTAVSFLCLVFVRSEALKDLGLFAAITVILSSITALIIVPQLYKPKEKGEHLNTNFIDKIGSYPYEKNKPLIIGCSIIILACLFGFRHVGFNEDIGDLNYIPKELKISEAKLQKLSDITSKSIYTISYGNSEEDALSRNSELSSFLEKEKKEGKILSYNSIGSVVLSEKDQQKKIDEWNSFWNEKKKSQTISELISNGNKLGFNSSAFDNFIEVLHKDYSVLQLKDYQQVKALQISEFMSSENGFYTVSNVVKVDEKKRDAFIKDIEKKHDAIAIDRQQMNENFLGLLKRDFNTLINYSLLAIILTIIVFFRNFELTVLTMFPIVLTGVVTAGILYFLGLELNIFSTVVCTLVFGVGDDFSIFLTQAMQKEHTTGKNELPTYRISIILAVFTTILSIGSLIFAKHPALHSLALVALIGMFSVIIITSTLYPFWFRLLITNRAKKGLSPITFRLFIWSVFSFLYYGIGGLLFSAFGSFFVKNSKGNTLNIIKIILARFLTSVLYSNPFVKKKVIKNPSEDFSKPAVIIANHTSFLDTLAIAMTTHKIIYLVNDWVYQSPIFGKLVRALGFYPVSQGIENGMEKLKEKVEQGYSLVVFPEAERSYNNDIKRFHKGAFYLAEQFGLDILPIYIHGNSEVLPKGDFIIYDGSITVKVGSRISKDDMSFGKNYSERTKKINAYFREEFAKLREEIEDENYFKKKLFLSYLYKDSEVVKDVKEDFNTNKSVYFELNKHIPNDAGILHIADDFGQKDALLTLYQANRRIFSMIRNDEKRETAAHSYLVKRRKIHYIKDLSEINKKIDVLLLSDEHFTMNDLQELPETIIFVNTKNTRFESENYTLKFSSEFIKVFKST from the coding sequence ATGCATCGCTTTTTTATATTTTTATATTATCTGATTTCCAAAAATAAAATTCTATCTGTACTGACAGCCATGGGAATTGCCGTTTTGTGCATTTTTTTTGCGTCAAAGATCAATTTTGAGGAAGACATCAATCAGATTATCCCTAAAAATGAAAAATCAGATCTTACAGCAAAAGTTCTCAAGCAACTCAATTTTTCAGATAAAATTATTGTTATTATTGAAAACAAATCCGGAGAAGACAGCTTTCAGCTTTCTGAAACGGCAGATACTTTCTTAAAAAAAATTGAACCTCTGCAAAAATATATCAGTTCCATTCAGGGGAAAGTGAATGATAATGAAATTTCAGAAACTTTTGATTTTGTCAATCAGAACCTTCCACTCTTCCTTAATGAAAATGACTATAAGGAGATTAATCAGAAACTGCAAAAAGACAGCATTGCCAAACAGGTAGAGGATAATTACATCTCACTGGTTTCTCCCACAAGCCTTGTCACTAAAGAGTTTATTAAAAAAGATCCTTTGGGACTTACTTTTTTGGGAATAAAAAAATTAAATGCTTTAAACATCAGCAAAGACTTCAAACTTGAAGACAGCTATATTGTAACCAAAGACGGCAAAAACCTCCTGCTTTTCATTGATCCTAAAAACAAAAGCAATGACACAAAAGCCAATGAAGCATTTGTAGATCAGCTCAATTCCATCAAAGACAGCATCAATAAGCAGTTCAAGGGAAAAACAGAAATCAGCTATTTCGGTTCCCCTGTAATTGCGGTGGCCAACGCAAAACAGATCAAAAAAGACATCCAGAATACAGTTGTCATTTCTATGACAGTCCTTTTGATTCTTCTGATCTATTATTTCAGGAATTTCTTCACTCCCATCATTGTTTTTTTACCAACAGTATTTTCCGTATTACTTGCTTTATTGGTTCTTTATTTTATTAAAGATAAGATTTCGGCAATTTCACTAAGTGTGGGAGCTATTTTGATTGGAATTACCATTGATTATGCCCTGCATATTCTTACCCATTACAAGCATAACAATAATATTGAAGAACTTTACAAAGAGATTACCCAACCGATCATATTAAGCAGTGCAACGACAGCCGTTTCATTCTTATGCCTGGTTTTCGTACGTTCTGAAGCATTGAAGGACTTAGGACTTTTTGCAGCCATTACCGTTATTCTTTCTTCAATCACAGCATTGATTATCGTTCCTCAGCTTTATAAACCAAAAGAAAAGGGAGAACACCTGAACACCAACTTTATTGATAAGATTGGCTCTTATCCTTACGAGAAAAACAAGCCTTTGATCATAGGCTGTTCCATTATTATTCTGGCCTGCCTGTTTGGATTCAGACATGTAGGATTTAATGAAGACATTGGAGATCTGAATTATATTCCGAAAGAATTAAAAATCAGTGAAGCAAAACTGCAGAAGCTTTCCGATATTACTTCAAAATCTATTTATACGATTTCTTACGGAAATTCTGAAGAAGATGCTTTAAGCAGAAACTCTGAACTAAGCAGCTTCCTTGAAAAAGAGAAGAAAGAGGGCAAGATTTTAAGCTACAATTCAATTGGAAGTGTTGTGCTTTCAGAAAAAGACCAACAAAAAAAGATTGATGAATGGAACAGTTTCTGGAATGAGAAAAAGAAAAGCCAGACCATTTCTGAGCTGATCAGTAACGGAAATAAATTAGGTTTCAACAGTTCTGCATTTGATAATTTCATTGAAGTTTTGCATAAAGATTATTCTGTATTACAACTGAAGGATTATCAACAAGTGAAAGCACTTCAGATTTCAGAATTCATGAGCAGCGAGAATGGTTTTTATACCGTTTCCAACGTTGTAAAAGTAGACGAAAAGAAAAGGGATGCTTTTATCAAAGATATTGAAAAGAAACATGATGCTATTGCTATTGACCGCCAGCAGATGAATGAAAATTTCCTTGGATTATTGAAAAGGGATTTCAATACCTTGATCAACTACTCTCTTCTAGCCATTATTTTAACTATTATTGTTTTTTTCAGAAATTTTGAATTAACGGTTCTTACCATGTTCCCGATTGTTTTAACGGGAGTTGTTACAGCCGGAATCCTTTATTTTCTGGGATTGGAACTGAATATTTTCAGTACTGTAGTGTGCACATTGGTTTTTGGGGTTGGTGACGACTTCAGCATTTTCCTTACGCAGGCCATGCAGAAAGAACATACCACAGGAAAAAATGAACTGCCTACATACAGAATTTCCATCATTCTTGCGGTTTTCACTACGATTCTTTCCATTGGCTCCCTGATTTTCGCCAAACATCCTGCCCTGCATTCCCTGGCTTTGGTTGCTTTAATCGGAATGTTCTCAGTCATTATTATTACCTCTACCCTATATCCGTTCTGGTTCAGACTGCTGATCACCAACAGAGCAAAAAAAGGACTTTCACCGATTACTTTCAGACTGTTCATATGGTCTGTATTCTCATTCTTGTATTATGGAATTGGCGGATTGCTGTTTTCCGCTTTCGGAAGCTTCTTTGTCAAAAATTCCAAAGGAAATACACTGAATATTATCAAGATAATTTTAGCAAGGTTTTTAACTTCTGTTCTTTATTCTAATCCTTTTGTAAAGAAGAAGGTCATTAAGAATCCGTCGGAAGATTTCAGTAAACCGGCAGTGATCATTGCCAACCATACATCCTTTCTGGATACACTGGCGATTGCAATGACGACTCATAAAATCATCTATCTTGTGAATGACTGGGTATACCAGTCTCCTATTTTTGGAAAGCTGGTAAGAGCTCTTGGGTTTTACCCCGTATCACAGGGAATTGAAAATGGGATGGAAAAGCTGAAGGAAAAAGTTGAACAAGGGTACTCATTAGTGGTTTTCCCTGAAGCAGAACGTTCTTATAACAATGACATCAAAAGATTTCATAAAGGAGCATTTTATCTTGCAGAACAGTTCGGCCTGGATATTCTCCCAATCTACATCCATGGAAATTCTGAAGTATTGCCAAAAGGAGACTTTATTATCTATGATGGCAGCATCACAGTAAAAGTTGGCAGCAGAATCAGCAAAGATGATATGAGTTTTGGTAAAAACTATTCTGAGAGAACCAAAAAGATCAATGCTTACTTCAGAGAAGAGTTTGCAAAACTTCGGGAAGAGATTGAGGATGAAAATTATTTTAAGAAGAAATTATTCCTGAGCTATCTTTACAAAGACAGTGAAGTAGTGAAAGACGTAAAAGAAGATTTTAATACCAACAAATCAGTATATTTTGAGCTTAACAAGCATATTCCCAATGACGCCGGCATCCTTCATATAGCTGATGATTTTGGGCAAAAAGATGCTTTATTAACATTGTATCAGGCAAACAGAAGAATTTTCTCTATGATCCGGAACGATGAAAAGAGGGAAACTGCCGCCCACAGCTATCTGGTAAAAAGAA
- a CDS encoding T9SS type A sorting domain-containing protein yields MKRLTEKLAAVFCLISLAIYSKGNVREGSSNGHIKAVWIAEKTDSLARPLPELTKLFLPDWKKAPNSYIFDPGQNSEGLLVPVKKAYAMWEGGGYLNGSGIPAGVVTADVLWEDVHGLIKSGVNYALEITGTGQDAKIKVPINKTKKGNAVIAFKVNGEIYWSWHIWVTDDPTNGSTYKSFNNIKRMKSDGTTEVIPDSDWKWMDRNLGAITSSITASDWNRSIGLLYQWGRKDPIPPLVTRGNDFYEASGSIGRIRHREAKNMNNAVSIDDLRKFVLLSAAEVTNNIRLSVKNPLSLIYVNKDDNSGQAYYNNNLNLPVNWFGKSTTLPTNRLSELNLWSDNAQGKIETVYNTDDKAKPYRDKSPYDPCPNGWRIPSMLVANLASSSYVDDIRIDFSPFGVRTNMAKNVFETNKYHIIKPTNAGVPAFMTGFKVYPNWGFDLSAVGGYNMGIFPGNGQLIRGAHQGQYTDQHHTALWTATMARQFDTSPAVTVRGLSMIPDKTQSDVPDANYPTIKGRYYYFPMSVMYTSDANGCRCIKDPLYTINDYDFPTEYLPAATEYKEGFNNPNTYQIVKSGAVSTVEIPVSKAFSVQSQLLNNTEILNPSSFNNLKGNVLWTTNPGLVNKITVVNPSPSSLQDIANSKIVVEIASNESGNAVVTLHNGSISSPVYWSWHIWVTDSPVGSYTYTTETPAAVTNYVNYVDKADVVFQTTFMDRNLGAVDAFPAVANPQAPTADELLKIRASTGLHYQWGRKDPIPVFQYADNRSSYNVFLGAAADNGTVTYSTLNPTDYNNLSGNYIVPYNTYAAASNVQTADKPIDKISKILSYSVKNPLVYMVPSSFALYNSTTPNYTSGTDWLATEPNLAPDRWGRGGKKSPFDPCPEGWRIPDLTNVALVSGADFGQTPWYKKDKNVATSYSIVTDYLGARVRNAANATVGYIFNNAAYPLGNYPDSGSRGFRSVTANQSAQGTFNVLNYQYPAVWTAALNSNYLGRSINVLFDAAATTNRLIVFHDNNDPYFGTGCRCVKIEYDANGNEEGPASRTTVIPNGSTLSTANAVLKTTDNKISVYPSPVSNILYIKATEDKEYDFQIFNALGQLVKSGHFINNQTDISSLNAGVYLIRINSSEATFKIIKR; encoded by the coding sequence ATGAAAAGGTTAACTGAAAAATTAGCGGCAGTCTTCTGTCTGATATCATTGGCAATATATTCTAAAGGGAATGTCAGAGAAGGCTCCTCAAATGGGCATATTAAAGCAGTCTGGATTGCTGAAAAGACGGACTCACTCGCCAGGCCGTTACCCGAATTGACGAAATTGTTCCTTCCGGATTGGAAAAAAGCTCCTAACAGTTACATTTTTGATCCCGGCCAGAACAGTGAGGGATTGCTGGTTCCGGTAAAAAAAGCGTATGCAATGTGGGAAGGCGGCGGATATCTTAACGGGAGTGGTATTCCGGCTGGTGTTGTAACAGCGGATGTTTTGTGGGAAGATGTTCATGGACTTATAAAATCGGGGGTAAACTATGCTCTGGAAATAACAGGAACCGGACAGGATGCCAAGATAAAAGTCCCGATCAATAAAACAAAAAAGGGAAATGCCGTCATTGCCTTCAAAGTAAATGGAGAAATTTATTGGAGCTGGCATATATGGGTGACGGATGATCCTACAAACGGCTCCACCTACAAAAGTTTCAACAACATTAAGAGAATGAAATCAGACGGAACCACTGAAGTTATTCCCGACTCTGACTGGAAATGGATGGATAGAAACCTTGGCGCAATTACAAGCTCTATTACTGCATCAGACTGGAACAGAAGCATAGGACTTCTATATCAGTGGGGACGAAAAGATCCTATTCCTCCATTAGTTACAAGAGGTAACGATTTTTATGAAGCTTCAGGGTCAATAGGCAGAATAAGACATAGAGAAGCAAAGAATATGAACAATGCTGTAAGTATTGATGACCTCAGGAAATTTGTTCTGCTTTCTGCAGCTGAAGTAACCAATAATATAAGACTTTCTGTAAAAAATCCTTTGAGTCTTATTTATGTGAACAAAGATGATAACTCCGGTCAGGCGTACTACAATAATAATCTCAACCTTCCTGTCAATTGGTTTGGAAAATCTACAACCTTGCCCACGAACAGACTTTCAGAACTTAATCTCTGGTCTGATAATGCGCAGGGGAAAATAGAGACTGTTTATAATACTGATGACAAAGCAAAGCCTTATCGAGATAAATCACCTTATGATCCGTGTCCCAACGGATGGCGAATTCCCTCTATGCTGGTTGCCAATCTGGCTTCTTCATCCTATGTGGACGATATCAGAATAGACTTTTCACCTTTTGGAGTGAGAACCAATATGGCGAAAAATGTTTTTGAAACCAACAAATACCATATCATTAAGCCTACTAATGCAGGAGTTCCTGCTTTTATGACAGGATTTAAAGTTTATCCCAACTGGGGTTTTGATCTGTCAGCTGTCGGAGGATATAATATGGGAATCTTCCCGGGAAACGGACAGCTTATCAGAGGAGCCCACCAGGGACAGTATACAGATCAGCATCACACTGCACTTTGGACAGCTACTATGGCCAGGCAGTTTGATACCTCTCCGGCTGTTACTGTCAGAGGACTTTCTATGATTCCGGATAAAACGCAGTCAGATGTCCCGGATGCAAATTATCCTACTATTAAAGGACGCTATTATTACTTTCCTATGTCCGTAATGTACACTTCGGATGCGAATGGCTGCAGATGTATAAAAGATCCTCTTTACACGATCAATGACTATGATTTTCCAACAGAATATCTCCCTGCAGCTACAGAATATAAAGAAGGGTTTAATAATCCGAATACGTACCAGATTGTAAAAAGCGGAGCTGTTTCTACTGTTGAAATTCCGGTCAGCAAAGCATTCTCTGTACAAAGTCAATTACTGAATAATACTGAAATATTAAACCCTTCCAGTTTTAATAATTTAAAAGGAAATGTCCTTTGGACTACCAATCCGGGTCTTGTCAATAAAATTACAGTAGTAAACCCTTCACCTTCGTCACTGCAGGATATCGCCAATTCTAAAATAGTTGTGGAAATTGCCTCCAATGAAAGTGGAAATGCGGTTGTAACACTTCATAACGGCAGTATATCTTCACCGGTATATTGGAGCTGGCATATCTGGGTGACGGATTCTCCTGTGGGATCTTACACCTATACTACCGAAACTCCGGCAGCAGTTACAAACTATGTGAATTATGTAGATAAAGCTGATGTAGTTTTCCAGACGACTTTTATGGATCGAAATCTTGGAGCTGTAGATGCTTTTCCTGCTGTTGCCAACCCGCAGGCTCCCACCGCTGATGAACTTTTGAAAATCCGTGCCTCTACCGGTTTGCATTATCAATGGGGAAGAAAAGATCCTATTCCTGTATTTCAATATGCAGATAACAGAAGCTCCTACAATGTGTTTTTGGGTGCGGCTGCAGACAATGGAACAGTTACATACAGTACGCTTAATCCGACTGACTATAATAATCTTTCAGGAAATTATATTGTTCCTTACAATACTTATGCTGCAGCATCAAATGTACAGACTGCCGATAAGCCGATAGATAAAATTTCCAAAATATTATCTTATTCTGTGAAAAATCCTTTGGTGTATATGGTTCCCAGTTCTTTTGCTCTTTATAACAGCACAACACCTAATTATACCAGCGGAACAGACTGGCTTGCAACAGAGCCTAACTTAGCTCCGGACAGATGGGGAAGAGGAGGGAAAAAATCGCCTTTCGATCCTTGCCCTGAAGGATGGAGAATTCCTGACCTTACGAACGTAGCCTTGGTTTCAGGAGCAGATTTCGGACAGACTCCCTGGTATAAGAAAGATAAAAATGTAGCAACGTCATACAGTATTGTGACTGATTATCTGGGAGCAAGGGTGAGAAACGCTGCCAATGCTACAGTGGGATATATCTTTAATAACGCTGCATACCCTTTAGGAAATTATCCTGATTCCGGTTCAAGAGGATTCAGAAGTGTGACGGCAAATCAGTCTGCACAGGGAACATTTAATGTGCTCAACTATCAATATCCGGCTGTCTGGACGGCTGCTTTAAATTCTAATTATCTGGGAAGATCAATCAATGTTTTATTTGATGCGGCAGCTACAACCAATAGACTAATCGTCTTTCATGATAATAATGATCCATATTTCGGTACGGGATGCCGATGTGTGAAAATAGAATATGATGCCAATGGCAACGAAGAAGGGCCTGCTTCAAGAACTACTGTAATACCAAATGGTTCTACATTAAGTACTGCAAATGCCGTACTTAAAACTACTGATAACAAGATCTCTGTGTATCCCAGCCCTGTATCCAATATTCTTTATATAAAAGCTACGGAAGATAAAGAATACGATTTTCAAATTTTTAATGCCCTGGGGCAGCTTGTAAAATCAGGACATTTTATTAATAATCAGACAGATATCTCATCTTTAAATGCCGGAGTATACCTGATAAGAATCAATAGTTCAGAAGCGACTTTTAAGATTATAAAACGCTAA